One genomic window of Cannabis sativa cultivar Pink pepper isolate KNU-18-1 chromosome 2, ASM2916894v1, whole genome shotgun sequence includes the following:
- the LOC115718880 gene encoding indole-3-acetaldehyde oxidase — protein sequence MAVTKTRNGSLVFAINGQRFELPTVDPSTTLLHFLRTQTRFKSVKLSCGEGGCGACTVLLSKYDPVNDTVEDMTASSCLTLLSSIGGCSITTSEGLGNSKDGLHSIHQRMSGFHASQCGFCTPGMCVSIFSALVNAEKTDRVDPPPGFSKITVSEAEKAIAGNLCRCTGYRSIADVCKSFAADVDIEDLGLNSFWKKEDSKEVKVSSLPSYDRNNEICTFPEFLKEEIRSAMSLDSKRDSWLRPSSIQELQNLLNFIDVGEGTKTKLVIGNTGSGYYKELEHYKQYIDLKGIPELSTIRMNTEGFEFGAAVTISKVIEVLKDSKQAGFPSRGEMVFNKISNHMEKIASRFIRNTASIGGNLVMAQRKHFPSDIATILLAVDSMVEVMSGTRCETFTLEEFLQRPPLDFKSILLSIKIPNWGSTGKVSGQKDSVLLFETYRAAVRPLGNALPYLNAAFLAEVSPCKSSGGVLVSRCQLAYGAYGTKHAIRARKAEEYLAGKLLTVDAFYEACKLVRATIVPEDGTSSPAYRSSLAVGFLFEFFSSFIDTTAETTDGLLKKCKDALLANENQFNHDEIPTLLSSGKQFIETSPEYYPVGKPITKSGAALQASGEAVYVDDIPSPPNCLYGAFIYTTEPFARVKDLTFKPDQQPRGVVDVISVKDIPEGGENIGSTNMFGTEPLFADDLSECAGQRLAFVVADTQKHADVAAELAVVDYGVEDLEPPILCVEEAVRRSSFFEVPSSVYPKQVGDASKNMAEADHKIISAKIELPSQYHFYMETQTALAIPDEDNCMVVYSSTQSPELTHDVIAKCLDVPGHNVRVITRRVGGGFGGKTIKAMPVATACALAAQKLQRPVRIYMDRKTDTIMAGGRHPMKITYSVGFKSDGKITALELEILIDAGMSIDASPIIPSNFTSAFKKYDWGALAFDIKLCKTNHSSKTIMRGPGEVQGSFIAEAIIEHVASFLSMEVDSVRQKNLHTYKSLSLFYEDSAGEAQEYTLPSMWDKVAVSSKFSQRAQMIEEFNMCNRWKKRGISRVPIMVEMTVRAAPAKVSILSDGSVAVEVGGIELGQGLWTKVKQTAAFALGSIIGTENFLDKVRVIQADTLSLNQGGYTAGSTTSESNCAAVRLCCNVLVERLTPIKEKLQESIGSDSIKWQMLIAQGYSESINLSSISYYVPDMSSLKYLNFGTAVSEVEINLLTGETSILQSDIIYDCGQSLNPAVDLGQIEGAFVQGVGFFLYEEYLTNSDGLVTANGTWTYKIPSLDTIPKQLNVEVLNSGRHKKRVLSSKASGEPPLFLSASIHSAARAAIRAARKQINSWGSPGGSDSIFQLDVPATMPVVKELCGLDIVERYLEWKKGGD from the exons ATGGCGGTGACAAAAACAAGAAATGGAAGTTTGGTTTTCGCCATTAATGGCCAGAGGTTCGAGCTTCCAACGGTTGATCCTTCAACTACTTTGCTCCATTTCTTGCGGACTCAGACACGTTTTAAGAGTGTTAAGCTCAGTTGTGGCGAAG GTGGTTGTGGTGCTTGTACTGTGCTGCTATCCAAGTATGATCCAGTAAATGACACAGTTGAGGATATGACTGCAAGTTCATGTCTTACTCTCTTGAGCAGTATAGGTGGGTGTTCAATCACAACATCTGAAGGACTTGGAAATAGCAAAGATGGTTTACACTCAATTCACCAGAGAATGAGTGGTTTCCATGCTTCCCAATGTGGCTTTTGTACTCCTGGAATGTGTGTTTCAATCTTTTCAGCTCTTGTCAATGCTGAGAAAACAGATCGAGTGGACCCTCCTCCGGGGTTCTCTAAGATCACTGTTTCTGAAGCTGAAAAGGCTATTGCAGGAAATCTGTGTCGCTGTACCGGATATCGATCCATTGCTGATGTTTGCAAGAGCTTTGCAGCTGATGTTGATATTGAGGATTTGGGGCTCAACTCCTTTTGGAAAAAGGAAGATAGTAAGGAAGTAAAGGTAAGTAGTTTACCTTCTTATGACCGCAACAATGAGATTTGTACATTTCCTGAATTCCTGAAAGAGGAAATCAGGTCTGCCATGTCTTTGGATTCTAAAAGAGATAGTTGGCTTCGTCCTTCTAGTATTCAAGAGCTACAAAACTTGCTCAATTTTATTGATGTTGGAGAAGGGACCAAAACAAAATTAGTGATTGGGAACACAGGGTCTGGTTATTACAAGGAATTAGAGCACTATAAACAATACATTGATCTAAAAGGCATACCTGAACTCTCAACAATTCGAATGAATACAGAGGGATTCGAATTTGGAGCTGCTGTAACAATTTCAAAAGTAATTGAAGTTCTAAAGGATTCTAAACAAGCTGGATTTCCCTCAAGAGGTGAGATGGTGTTCAATAAGATTTCCAATCATATGGAGAAAATTGCTAGCAGATTTATTAGAAATACAGCTAGTATAGGGGGAAATTTGGTGATGGCACAAAGGAAGCATTTTCCTTCAGACATTGCAACCATTCTTCTAGCTGTGGATTCCATGGTAGAGGTGATGAGTGGTACCAGATGTGAAACTTTCACATTGGAAGAGTTTCTTCAAAGGCCACCTCTAGATTTTAAGAGTATACTTCTAAGCATTAAAATTCCGAACTGGGGATCAACTGGAAAAGTTTCTGGGCAAAAAGATTCTGTCCTACTGTTTGAAACCTATCGGGCCGCAGTTAGACCCCTTGGAAATGCATTGCCTTACCTCAATGCTGCTTTCTTGGCTGAAGTTTCTCCTTGTAAAAGTTCTGGTGGAGTTTTAGTGAGTCGCTGTCAGTTGGCTTATGGTGCTTATGGTACTAAACATGCAATCAGAGCTAGAAAGGCAGAAGAATATTTAGCTGGAAAATTACTAACTGTTGATGCTTTTtatgaagcttgtaaattggTTAGAGCTACCATTGTTCCTGAAGATGGCACTTCAAGTCCTGCTTATAGGTCAAGCTTGGCTGTAGGTTTTCTTTTCGAGTTCTTTAGCTCCTTTATTGATACTACAGCTGAAACTACTGATGGGTTGTTGAAGAAATGTAAGGATGCTCTGTTGGCAAATGAAAATCAGTTCAATCATGACGAAATTCCAACCCTGCTATCATCAGGGAAGCAGTTTATTGAAACAAGTCCAGAATATTACCCTGTTGGCAAGCCAATTACAAAATCTGGAGCAGCCCTCCAAGCTTCCG GCGAGGCTgtatatgtagatgacattCCTTCGCCACCAAATTGCTTGTATGGAGCATTCATTTATACCACAGAACCTTTTGCACGAGTGAAGGATTTAACATTCAAGCCTGACCAACAGCCCCGTGGAGTAGTTGATGTTATATCTGTTAAAGATATCCCTGAAGGTGGGGAGAACATTGGATCAACAAACATGTTTGGTACTGAACCTTTATTTGCTGATGATCTCTCTGAGTGTGCTGGTCAGCGTCTAGCTTTTGTG GTTGCAGATACTCAGAAACATGCAGATGTGGCAGCGGAGTTAGCAGTGGTCGATTATGGAGTAGAAGATCTAGAGCCCCCCATTTTATGTGTTGAAGAGGCTGTTAGAAGATCTAGTTTTTTTGAAGTGCCTTCTTCCGTTTACCCAAAACAAGTTGGTGATGCATCAAAAAACATGGCTGAGGCTGACCACAAAATTATATCTGCTAAG ATCGAACTTCCTTCACAATACCATTTCTACATGGAGACACAAACTGCCCTTGCTATACCAGATGAAGACAACTGCATGGTTGTTTACAGTTCAACTCAGAGTCCTGAATTGACGCACGATGTTATTGCAAAATGTTTGGATGTACCAGGGCATAATGTTCGTGTTATCACAAGAAGGGTTGGAGGTGGCTTTGGTGGAAAGACCATTAAAGCGATGCCT GTTGCAACAGCATGTGCACTTGCAGCACAAAAATTACAACGCCCTGTGAGGATATATATGGATCGAAAAACTGATACAATAATGGCAGGAGGAAGGCATCCGATGAAAATAACCTACAGTGTTGGATTTAAGTCAGATGGGAAGATTACAGCTTTAGAACTAGAAATATTAATTGATGCAGGCATGTCTATAGATGCAAGTCCTATCATTCCATCAAATTTTACGAGTGCATTTAAAAAGTATGATTGGGGAGCTCTGGCTTTTGACATAAAGTTATGCAAAACAAATCATTCAAGTAAGACAATAATGCGAGGTCCTGGAGAGGTACAAGGATCATTTATTGCTGAAGCTATAATTGAGCATGTTGCATCTTTTCTCTCAATGGAAGTTGATTCTGTTAGACAAAAAAATCTTCACACATACAAGAGTCTTAGTTTATTTTATGAAGATAGTGCTGGTGAAGCTCAAGAGTATACTTTACCTTCAATGTGGGATAAGGTAGCTGTGTCTTCAAAATTTAGTCAAAGGGCTCAAATGATAGAAGAGTTTAATATGTGTAATAGATGGAAAAAACGAGGAATATCTAGAGTACCAATTATGGTCGAGATGACGGTCAGAGCAGCTCCAGCTAAAGTAAGCATTCTATCAGATGGATCTGTTGCTGTTGAAGTAGGAGGAATTGAGCTGGGCCAGGGGCTTTGGACAAAGGTGAAGCAGACGGCTGCTTTTGCTCTCGGTTCAATCATTGGAACTGAAAACTTTTTGGATAAAGTTCGAGTCATACAGGCTGATACATTGAGTTTGAACCAAGGGGGATATACAGCAGGGAGCACTACATCTGAGTCAAACTGTGCGGCAGTCAGACTATGCTGTAATGTCTTGGTTGAGAGATTAACACCTATTAAAGAGAAGCTGCAGGAATCGATTGGCTCTGATTCTATCAAATGGCAGATGCTGATTGCTCAG GGTTACTCAGAATCTATAAACTTATCATCAATTTCTTACTATGTCCCTGATATGTcttccttaaaatacttgaacTTTGGCACGGCAGTAAGTGAG GTTGAGATAAATCTTCTGACTGGAGAAACCTCCATTCTGCAATCAGATATTATCTATGACTGTGGACAAAGTCTCAACCCTGCAGTGGATCTTGGACAG ATTGAAGGAGCTTTTGTACAAGGAGTTGGGTTTTTCTTGTATGAAGAATACTTAACAAATTCTGATGGACTGGTCACTGCTAATGGGACATGGACATACAAGATTCCTTCATTAGACACCATTCCTAAACAGCTCAATGTTGAAGTATTGAACAGCGGACGTCACAAAAAACGTGTTCTCTCCTCCAAAG CTTCTGGCGAGCCACCATTGTTTCTATCGGCTTCCATTCACTCAGCTGCAAGAGCTGCCATCAGAGCAGCAAGAAAACAAATCAATTCATGGGGAAGCCCGGGCGGATCTGACTCCATATTCCAATTGGATGTTCCTGCTACTATGCCAGTTGTGAAGGAATTATGTGGACTGGACATTGTGGAGAGGTACTTGGAATGGAAAAAAGGCGGAGACTGA
- the LOC133034755 gene encoding ubiquitin-like domain-containing CTD phosphatase: protein MAAEGSAITEEEITLTVKWSGKEYTVRLCADDSVSELKRRISQLTNVLPKRQKLLYPKLLASKLADDSVLLSQLPLKSSLKMTMIGTVEDEIIVDQVESPEIVDDFELGQDEAVDIKDNEVNKQKLRRRVDQYKIDLRNPCREGKKLLVLDIDYTLFDHRSTAENPLQLMRPYLHEFLTAAYAEYDIMIWSATSMKWVELKMGQLGVLNNPNYKITALLDHLAMITVQSDSRGIFDCKPLGLIWAHFPEFYSSKNTIMFDDLRRNFVMNPQNGLTIKPFKRAHSSRESDQELVRLTEYLLAIAELDDLSTLDHSKWQYFNEDGVKRRRHA from the exons ATGGCTGCAGAGGGATCGGCTATCACAGAGGAGGAGATAACTCTCACTGTGAAATGGAGCGGTAAAGAGTACACTGTCCGACTTTGCGCCGACGATTCCGTCAGTGAGTTAAAGCGCCGAATCAGCCAACTCACCAATGTCTTACCCAAACGCCAGAAGCTTCTCTACCCCAAACTCCTCGCTTCAAAGCTCGCCGATGACTCTGTCTTACTTTCTCAACTCCCTCTCAAGTCTTCTCTCAAGATGACCATGATTGG TACTGTGGAAGATGAAATCATAGTGGACCAAGTCGAGTCTCCGGAGATTGTTGATGACTTTGAGCTTGGCCAAGATGAAGCTGTTGATATCAAAGACAACGAAGTTAATAAGCAGAAATTGAGGAGGCGCGTAGATCAGTACAAG ATTGATCTTCGGAATCCATGCCGTGAGGGGAAGAAATTGCTTGTTTTGGATATTGATTATACTCTATTTGATCACCGGTCTACAGCTGAAAACCCTCTTCAACTTATGCGTCCTT ATCTTCATGAATTTCTTACGGCTGCTTATGCGGAATATGATATCATGATATGGTCTGCAACCAG CATGAAGTGGGTTGAATTGAAAATGGGACAACTTGGAGTACTCAACAATCCTAACTACAAAATCACTGCTCTTCTAGACCACTTAGCAATGATTACAGTCCAATCAGATTCTCGTGGGATCTTCGATTGCAAGCCTCTAGGCTTGATTTGGGCTCATTTTCCAGAG TTCTACAGCTCCAAAAATACTATTATGTTTGATGACTTGAGAAGGAATTTCGTGATGAACCCTCAAAATGGCTTGACAATCAAGCCATTCAAGAGGGCTCATTCAAGCCGTGAGAGTGATCAAGAACTTGTGCGACTAACCGAATATTTACTTGCCATTGCCGAACTTGATGACTTGAGCACCCTAGATCATAGTAAATGGCAGTATTTTAACGAGGACGGTGTGAAAAGACGGAGGCATGCTTGA